Proteins encoded within one genomic window of Methanobacteriales archaeon HGW-Methanobacteriales-1:
- a CDS encoding restriction endonuclease subunit M: protein MGPVIRHFLMKLEHHEILATIELRNTMKGGSKMDAPNEFKEFHNLMQRLTPRYGAALVFDDFLDYAIASFSIDKTVTWEKSYNEAEMQVFWLMYLEFIKVMDQKCITDTDWFDFFGIYYEAEISSKSGRQGAGQFFTPATICDLMTAMNTGTKNKGLLINDPSCGSGRCLMSFHVKNLGNYYVAQDIDMTCAKMTICNFLVHGLQADVIWGNTLTLEYFDAWKVNEVLHVNSGIPHIRKFNSKELKQLKNSTGIIKEETKPVTLMDFSAAVVGK, encoded by the coding sequence ATGGGACCAGTTATAAGACATTTTCTAATGAAACTGGAGCATCACGAAATACTTGCTACAATAGAATTAAGGAATACAATGAAAGGAGGGAGCAAAATGGATGCTCCCAATGAATTTAAAGAATTTCATAATCTAATGCAAAGACTTACACCACGATATGGTGCAGCCTTAGTGTTTGATGATTTCCTGGATTATGCTATTGCTAGTTTTTCTATTGATAAAACTGTGACCTGGGAAAAATCCTATAATGAAGCAGAGATGCAAGTCTTCTGGTTAATGTATCTGGAGTTCATCAAAGTCATGGACCAGAAATGCATCACTGATACTGATTGGTTTGATTTCTTTGGTATCTACTATGAAGCAGAGATTAGTTCCAAATCAGGAAGACAAGGAGCAGGACAATTCTTCACACCAGCAACTATCTGTGATCTCATGACAGCCATGAATACAGGCACGAAGAATAAAGGATTATTGATCAATGATCCCAGCTGTGGAAGTGGGCGATGCCTAATGAGTTTCCACGTGAAAAACTTAGGAAACTATTATGTTGCCCAGGACATCGACATGACCTGTGCTAAAATGACTATTTGTAATTTCTTAGTACATGGCCTACAAGCAGATGTGATTTGGGGTAACACATTAACATTAGAATATTTTGATGCTTGGAAAGTTAATGAAGTACTCCATGTTAATAGTGGCATTCCACATATTAGGAAATTCAATTCTAAAGAATTAAAACAACTGAAAAACTCAACAGGGATTATTAAAGAGGAAACTAAACCAGTTACTTTAATGGATTTTTCAGCTGCAGTGGTGGGAAAATGA
- a CDS encoding SAM-dependent methyltransferase, translating into MTNEKVTDIFIATLLKESGIKYIPNDGITKEVKEALKTASKNQTGKQGFPEFTAQSEEFILVIEDKADLNKHASFENKEKTILSNDPKSVKNFAMNGAVHYAQKIVDQTNFKKVFAFGCSGDEKHHKIRPIFVDAKEYKILPEVENFENFTQENIMNYYNEQVLGKMPEEEKEIMTLCEKSKDLHEFLRNYGQLGETEKPLVVSAILLALNDSENENLLDNLKGRETKTDGEWIFEALGISLKNSEVPFEKTEVILNQFTIIKDRRYLNEIDNRLGKTPLKYFSEFIKDNISDKINSYNSPADVLGKFYGEFMKYSGGDGQTLGIVLTPQHITELFCDLLELNQDDVIFDPCCGTGGFLLAGMHKMIESANNDEKKINNIKKNQIYGIEVREEMFSIATTNMILRGDGKSNLRREDFLKIDPKELQKDKYTVGLMNPPYSQKNNKETAHLSELHFIEHLLDSLNNNARCAVIVPQSTMIGQYNEDKQVKKNILKKHTLEGVITLNSETFYKVGVNPCIAIFTAHNPHQKEKRCKFVNFKDDGFITRKHIGLVKTERVKEKKEHLLKCWQDKKDAETKFMVKTQIEADDEWLHSFYYFNDELPNHEDFEKSIAEYLTFEFDMVMKGKEYLFLNEESL; encoded by the coding sequence ATGACAAATGAAAAAGTCACTGATATTTTCATAGCTACTCTTTTAAAAGAATCTGGAATTAAGTATATTCCTAATGATGGAATCACTAAAGAAGTAAAAGAAGCTTTAAAAACTGCATCTAAAAATCAAACAGGAAAACAAGGTTTTCCAGAATTCACAGCACAATCTGAAGAATTTATACTAGTTATTGAAGATAAAGCAGATCTTAATAAACACGCTTCATTTGAAAATAAAGAAAAAACTATTTTATCAAATGATCCAAAATCAGTCAAAAATTTTGCCATGAATGGAGCAGTACATTATGCTCAAAAAATAGTGGATCAAACTAATTTTAAAAAAGTATTTGCCTTTGGTTGTAGTGGAGATGAAAAACACCATAAAATAAGACCAATCTTTGTTGATGCGAAGGAATATAAAATTTTACCAGAAGTGGAAAACTTTGAAAATTTCACCCAAGAAAACATTATGAATTATTATAATGAACAAGTCCTTGGTAAAATGCCTGAAGAAGAAAAAGAGATAATGACTCTTTGTGAAAAATCAAAAGACCTTCATGAATTTTTAAGAAACTATGGACAATTAGGTGAAACAGAAAAACCACTAGTAGTCTCAGCTATTTTATTAGCATTAAATGATAGTGAAAATGAAAATTTATTAGATAATCTTAAAGGGCGAGAAACAAAAACCGATGGGGAATGGATATTTGAGGCACTTGGAATAAGTTTAAAAAATTCAGAAGTGCCTTTTGAAAAAACTGAAGTTATCTTAAATCAATTTACAATAATCAAAGATAGAAGATACTTAAATGAAATTGATAACAGATTGGGAAAAACTCCTTTAAAATACTTCTCTGAATTCATTAAAGACAACATATCTGATAAAATTAATTCTTATAACTCACCAGCAGATGTTTTAGGCAAATTTTATGGTGAATTTATGAAATATAGTGGGGGTGATGGCCAAACATTAGGTATTGTATTAACTCCACAACATATAACTGAATTATTCTGCGATTTACTTGAATTAAACCAAGATGATGTGATTTTCGATCCATGCTGTGGTACCGGAGGGTTTTTACTAGCTGGAATGCACAAAATGATTGAAAGTGCAAATAATGATGAAAAAAAGATCAATAATATAAAAAAGAATCAAATTTATGGTATTGAAGTTCGTGAAGAGATGTTTTCCATCGCAACTACTAATATGATATTACGTGGTGATGGTAAAAGTAATCTGAGAAGAGAAGATTTCTTAAAAATTGATCCTAAAGAATTACAAAAAGATAAATATACCGTAGGATTAATGAATCCACCTTACAGTCAAAAAAATAATAAAGAAACTGCTCACCTATCTGAGCTGCATTTTATTGAACATTTACTTGATTCATTAAATAATAATGCTCGTTGTGCGGTAATTGTTCCACAATCTACAATGATTGGACAATATAATGAAGATAAACAAGTCAAAAAGAATATTCTGAAAAAGCACACATTAGAAGGAGTTATTACTCTCAACTCCGAAACTTTTTACAAAGTTGGTGTTAATCCATGTATTGCTATATTCACAGCCCATAATCCCCACCAAAAAGAAAAAAGATGTAAATTTGTTAATTTTAAGGATGATGGGTTTATTACCCGCAAACATATAGGGCTTGTTAAAACAGAACGTGTAAAAGAAAAAAAAGAGCATTTGTTGAAATGTTGGCAGGATAAAAAAGATGCTGAAACAAAATTCATGGTTAAAACACAAATAGAAGCTGACGATGAATGGTTACACTCTTTTTATTACTTCAATGATGAATTACCAAATCATGAAGACTTTGAAAAATCAATAGCAGAATATCTAACATTTGAATTTGACATGGTAATGAAAGGTAAAGAATATTTATTTTTAAATGAGGAGTCTTTATGA
- a CDS encoding restriction endonuclease subunit S has product MINKDFSDLKWKEFSFDEIFDIKNGFYNKKPEMSNSERIPFLGATSNNNGITGFSSLERIEKSSKTGHGKNHPLEKKIFDGNCIAVTNNGSVGYAYYQKNKFTCSHDINPLYLKNHTLNRYIAFFLIALIEKQKICFEYSRKWRPERMKKSKIIIPVTKKGIPDWNFMEEYTRSKERILLKKYVSHLMKELNRINTEFEITDISSIKWGEFFISDISEIESGRDIYGPERIKGNIPYISAKSKDNGIGHFVGNENNTLENNCISVNRNGSVGYAFYHPYKALYSNDCRKIRLNKNKHVSLFIANQITSQRGKYGYGYKMGTGRLKRQKIMLPVDDNDNPDWDFMEYYIKQIEYKKINKYLDYIEDRIN; this is encoded by the coding sequence ATGATTAATAAAGATTTTTCGGATTTAAAATGGAAAGAATTTTCTTTCGATGAAATCTTTGATATTAAGAATGGTTTTTATAATAAAAAACCTGAAATGTCTAATTCAGAAAGAATTCCATTTTTGGGCGCAACATCAAATAATAACGGAATAACCGGTTTTTCTTCTTTAGAAAGAATTGAAAAATCTTCTAAAACTGGGCATGGTAAAAATCACCCATTAGAAAAAAAGATTTTTGATGGTAACTGTATAGCTGTGACAAATAATGGTTCAGTAGGATATGCATATTATCAAAAAAATAAATTCACATGTAGTCATGATATTAATCCACTTTATTTAAAAAATCATACTCTTAACAGATATATCGCATTTTTTTTAATTGCACTCATTGAAAAACAGAAAATTTGTTTTGAGTATAGTCGAAAATGGCGACCTGAAAGGATGAAAAAATCTAAAATTATTATACCTGTGACAAAAAAAGGTATTCCAGATTGGAATTTCATGGAAGAATACACAAGATCAAAAGAGAGAATTTTACTTAAAAAATATGTATCTCATTTAATGAAAGAGCTTAATAGAATTAATACTGAATTTGAAATTACAGATATATCATCCATAAAGTGGGGTGAATTTTTTATTTCAGATATTAGTGAAATCGAGTCTGGAAGAGATATCTATGGGCCTGAAAGAATCAAAGGCAACATTCCATATATTTCTGCCAAATCTAAAGATAATGGTATTGGTCATTTTGTAGGTAATGAAAATAATACTTTGGAAAATAATTGCATATCAGTTAACCGAAATGGATCTGTTGGTTATGCTTTTTATCATCCATATAAAGCACTATATTCCAATGATTGTCGGAAAATACGTCTAAACAAAAATAAGCATGTTTCACTTTTTATTGCTAATCAGATCACTTCTCAAAGAGGTAAATATGGTTATGGGTATAAAATGGGCACTGGAAGACTAAAAAGGCAAAAAATCATGCTTCCAGTAGATGATAACGATAATCCTGATTGGGATTTCATGGAATATTATATTAAACAAATAGAATATAAAAAAATTAATAAGTATTTGGATTATATTGAAGACAGAATTAATTAA
- a CDS encoding AAA family ATPase — protein sequence MKAKTLLDIINEEGTIFRDKEVFTIEYMPENYKFRDHQLKKMAVHTRELKRKHKPQNMMLVGPCASGKTTTVSKFFELIEEHYNNIVCVHVNCQSYTTEYKVFIKIHEKIFGQKVSIGGLSTFSIYSKVMDYIIKENKILIVALDDFDFIKTSKDLNRTLYTLLRAHETYPGAKVTVFTITSHLTKMIIDPNVATVFYPIEIQFPSYTREEMFSILNERCRMGFYKDVINEEIIQAVTTRAYEIGDVRHGLKLLTEIGEKAEKTGSNQILKDHLN from the coding sequence ATGAAAGCTAAAACTTTACTAGATATTATTAACGAAGAGGGGACTATTTTCAGGGATAAAGAAGTATTCACGATTGAATATATGCCTGAAAACTATAAATTCCGTGATCATCAACTAAAAAAGATGGCCGTGCATACTCGAGAACTCAAAAGAAAACATAAACCACAAAACATGATGCTGGTAGGTCCATGTGCATCTGGTAAAACAACAACAGTGAGTAAATTCTTTGAATTAATAGAAGAACACTATAACAATATTGTATGCGTTCATGTCAACTGCCAAAGCTATACCACAGAATACAAAGTTTTCATTAAGATCCATGAAAAAATATTTGGCCAAAAAGTATCTATTGGAGGATTATCAACATTCTCAATTTACTCTAAAGTCATGGATTACATTATAAAAGAAAATAAGATACTCATCGTGGCCCTGGATGATTTTGATTTTATTAAAACAAGTAAAGACCTTAACAGAACACTTTATACTTTGCTCCGTGCTCATGAAACCTACCCTGGAGCCAAAGTCACAGTATTTACTATAACTTCACACCTTACAAAAATGATTATAGATCCCAATGTAGCAACTGTTTTTTATCCCATCGAAATACAATTCCCATCCTACACTCGAGAAGAAATGTTCAGCATACTAAACGAACGCTGCAGAATGGGTTTTTATAAGGATGTTATCAATGAAGAGATTATACAAGCAGTTACCACACGAGCATATGAAATAGGTGACGTCCGACATGGATTAAAACTATTAACTGAAATAGGAGAAAAAGCAGAAAAAACAGGATCTAATCAGATATTAAAAGATCATTTAAATTAA